In one window of Paraflavitalea soli DNA:
- the pbpC gene encoding penicillin-binding protein 1C, with translation MKNIRGQLKKAGKWLLIASGGLFLLFLLLQWLFPLPDQVEYSTIITDSKGEVVHAFLTKDEKWRMKTSLDEISPLLRKTIIEKEDQYFYYHPGVNFLAIGRAMAKNVFRLKRTSGASTITMQVARALEPKRRTYFNKFIEIFRAFELEWKYSKDEILQLYLNLVPYGGNIEGVKSASTLYFNKNPDHLSLAEITALSIIPNRPSSLVMGKNNDLIVKERNRWLRKFAADKVFTEKEIQDALSEPLNATRDVVPKLIPHLAWRLRKQGGDIIATNIEMNTQTRVEKLVEDYARSLRLKNIRNAAVVIIDNQTHKVVTYIGSSGFYDTLDAGQVNGAAAIRQPGSTLKPLLYGLCMDEGLMTPKAVITDVAVNYEGYAPENYDKQFNGYVTMEYALEHSLNIPAVKGLKMFGKDKLVQKLAACDFRQIKKDQKKLGLSLILGGCGATLEELTGLYSSFAHEGKYFKPQYTRSVDGAPATEEAGSQKGYTVMSPAATFMINEILSKVNRPDFPLNWQSTEHMPKIAWKTGTSYGRRDAWSIGYNKNYTVGIWVGNFSALGIPELSGANVATPLLFKVFNTIDYDSDQEWFTQPKDCESRIVCSETGMVPGEHCHNTVTDFFIPLISSTAPCNNMQEVMISPDEKLAYCRICMPQAGYKKKWYKTVSAEMQQYYDEHHIAYEKIPIHNPNCEKVFAGGAPAITAPRHGAEYLISSKHPEPLQLTCQTGNDVSKVYWYINNKFYKTAEAKTKQFFIPEEGPVKISCTDDKGRNRDVWITVKYVNM, from the coding sequence GTGAAAAACATCCGGGGCCAACTAAAAAAAGCAGGTAAATGGTTATTGATCGCCAGTGGCGGCCTGTTCCTGCTTTTCCTACTGCTCCAATGGTTGTTTCCCCTACCCGATCAGGTAGAGTATTCCACCATCATCACCGACAGCAAAGGCGAAGTCGTTCATGCCTTCCTCACCAAAGATGAAAAGTGGCGCATGAAGACCAGCCTCGATGAAATATCCCCCCTGCTGCGCAAGACCATCATCGAAAAGGAAGACCAGTATTTCTATTACCATCCCGGCGTCAACTTCCTGGCCATCGGGCGGGCCATGGCCAAGAATGTCTTTCGCCTCAAACGCACGTCCGGCGCAAGCACCATTACCATGCAGGTGGCCCGCGCACTGGAACCCAAACGCAGAACCTATTTCAATAAATTCATAGAAATATTCCGGGCTTTTGAACTGGAATGGAAATACTCCAAGGATGAGATATTGCAACTTTACCTCAACCTGGTGCCATACGGCGGCAATATTGAAGGTGTAAAAAGCGCCTCCACCCTCTACTTCAATAAAAACCCCGATCACCTTTCCCTGGCCGAGATCACCGCCTTGTCCATCATCCCCAACCGGCCTTCCTCCCTGGTAATGGGCAAAAACAATGACCTCATCGTAAAAGAGCGTAACCGCTGGCTCAGGAAGTTTGCCGCCGACAAAGTATTTACCGAAAAAGAAATACAGGATGCCCTCAGCGAGCCCCTCAACGCTACCCGCGATGTAGTGCCCAAACTGATCCCTCACCTGGCATGGCGCCTCCGCAAACAGGGCGGCGATATCATCGCCACCAATATCGAAATGAACACCCAAACCCGGGTCGAGAAATTAGTAGAAGATTATGCACGCTCCCTGCGCCTGAAAAATATCCGCAATGCAGCCGTTGTCATCATCGATAACCAAACCCATAAAGTAGTCACCTATATTGGTTCCTCAGGGTTTTATGATACATTGGATGCCGGACAGGTCAATGGTGCCGCCGCCATCCGCCAACCCGGCAGCACCCTCAAACCCTTGCTGTACGGCCTGTGTATGGATGAAGGCCTCATGACACCCAAAGCCGTGATCACCGATGTGGCCGTCAATTATGAAGGATATGCCCCCGAAAATTACGATAAGCAGTTCAATGGCTATGTCACCATGGAATATGCACTGGAACACTCCCTCAACATACCCGCAGTAAAAGGATTGAAGATGTTTGGAAAAGATAAGCTGGTGCAAAAGCTGGCCGCCTGTGATTTCCGGCAGATCAAAAAAGACCAAAAGAAACTGGGCTTGTCACTCATATTGGGAGGCTGTGGCGCCACACTCGAAGAACTGACAGGACTATACAGCTCTTTTGCCCACGAAGGCAAGTATTTCAAACCCCAATATACCAGGTCCGTGGACGGAGCCCCTGCCACGGAAGAAGCAGGCAGCCAAAAGGGTTATACCGTCATGAGCCCTGCTGCCACCTTTATGATCAATGAGATCCTGTCCAAAGTAAACCGGCCCGATTTCCCCCTCAACTGGCAAAGCACCGAGCACATGCCCAAAATTGCCTGGAAAACAGGCACCTCCTACGGTCGCCGCGATGCCTGGAGCATTGGATACAATAAGAATTATACAGTAGGGATTTGGGTGGGGAATTTCTCGGCCCTCGGTATTCCCGAACTCAGCGGCGCCAATGTGGCCACCCCGCTTCTCTTCAAAGTTTTCAATACCATCGACTATGACAGCGACCAGGAATGGTTCACCCAGCCGAAAGATTGTGAAAGCCGCATCGTGTGTTCAGAGACCGGCATGGTGCCCGGTGAACACTGCCACAATACCGTAACCGATTTCTTTATTCCCCTGATCTCTTCCACCGCCCCCTGCAACAATATGCAGGAAGTGATGATTTCACCAGATGAAAAATTGGCTTATTGCAGGATCTGTATGCCCCAGGCCGGCTATAAAAAGAAATGGTATAAAACCGTATCCGCCGAAATGCAGCAATACTACGACGAGCACCACATCGCCTATGAGAAAATACCCATCCACAATCCCAATTGTGAAAAAGTATTTGCAGGAGGCGCTCCCGCTATCACCGCTCCACGTCATGGCGCCGAATACCTCATCAGCAGCAAACACCCCGAGCCATTACAACTCACCTGCCAAACAGGCAATGATGTCAGCAAAGTCTATTGGTATATCAACAACAAGTTCTATAAAACTGCAGAAGCAAAGACCAAACAATTCTTTATCCCCGAAGAAGGCCCCGTCAAAATTTCCTGTACCGACGATAAAGGCCGCAACAGGGATGTTTGGATCACCGTAAAGTATGTGAATATGTAA
- a CDS encoding head GIN domain-containing protein, whose protein sequence is MKKLIFILCAVNALVLSSCDFVAGKRVKGNGNVQTVDRPETGFEGIVGGSNFDTYVGIGPYSVKIEAEENIIPYIETFVDNGVLRIETKDGFWLKPRRAVKITVTAPRLTRIHSSGNGNIISTTKLTDSSRIDLRVTGNAEMKVEVDAPEIEAELTGNGGIEVKGLARNFNCKTTGNGHIEAMDLQTESTKVEIFGNGNANVNASVKLDVRIGGNGDVRYKGSAQTSTHITGNGSLKKVD, encoded by the coding sequence ATGAAAAAACTCATTTTTATTCTTTGCGCTGTTAATGCGCTGGTATTGTCTTCCTGCGATTTTGTAGCCGGTAAACGGGTCAAGGGGAATGGGAATGTACAAACGGTAGACCGCCCGGAAACGGGTTTTGAAGGCATCGTAGGGGGCAGCAATTTTGACACCTATGTAGGCATTGGGCCTTATTCGGTAAAGATAGAAGCGGAGGAAAACATCATCCCTTATATAGAGACCTTTGTGGATAATGGGGTGCTCCGGATCGAAACGAAAGACGGTTTCTGGCTGAAGCCACGCCGGGCGGTCAAGATCACTGTGACTGCTCCCCGTCTTACCAGGATCCACTCCAGCGGAAATGGCAATATTATCAGTACTACCAAGCTCACTGATTCATCCCGGATCGATCTGCGGGTGACGGGCAATGCAGAAATGAAAGTAGAAGTAGATGCGCCTGAGATCGAAGCGGAGCTTACGGGCAATGGTGGTATTGAGGTGAAGGGGCTTGCCCGTAACTTCAATTGTAAAACCACGGGCAACGGTCATATTGAGGCGATGGACCTGCAAACGGAATCTACCAAAGTAGAGATATTCGGCAATGGCAATGCCAACGTGAATGCCAGTGTAAAACTGGATGTGCGGATCGGTGGTAATGGGGATGTACGCTATAAAGGCAGTGCGCAGACCTCTACGCATATAACGGGCAATGGGAGTTTGAAGAAAGTTGATTAG
- a CDS encoding PDDEXK nuclease domain-containing protein has translation MELQHQYKQLITSIGQLLIAGREKAAQQVNTILVQTYWEIGRHIVEYEQQGNEKAEYGSRLFERLSKDLTQAYGKGFGRSNLQYIRKLYLSFQICGTVSRKLTWSHYYEILKADSELEIGFYAKQCEKEKWSVRELKRQMKCMLFHRLAVSTDKEGILKLANQGHEVHQAEDLLRDPFVLEFLNIPEQHQYLESELEEKLINNLQQLFLELGKGFAFIARQYRMSIGGKHFRVDLLFYHRILKCFVLIDLKRGEIEHTDIGQMNLYINYFKKEEATEGDNEPIGILLGAYNDQVLVEYATGSITNKVLLGKYQLYLPDKAQLQKALNKLLEV, from the coding sequence ATGGAATTACAGCACCAGTATAAACAACTCATCACAAGCATTGGACAACTGCTAATTGCCGGCAGGGAGAAAGCGGCACAACAGGTTAATACCATCCTGGTACAGACCTATTGGGAAATTGGCCGTCATATAGTTGAATATGAACAACAGGGCAATGAAAAGGCTGAATATGGCTCCCGTTTATTCGAAAGGCTTTCCAAAGATCTCACGCAAGCTTACGGAAAAGGATTTGGCAGGTCTAACTTGCAGTATATTAGGAAGTTGTATCTTAGTTTTCAAATATGCGGGACAGTGTCCCGCAAATTGACATGGAGTCATTATTATGAAATATTGAAGGCAGATTCTGAACTGGAAATAGGCTTTTACGCCAAACAATGTGAAAAGGAAAAATGGAGTGTAAGGGAATTGAAAAGACAGATGAAATGCATGCTTTTTCACCGGTTGGCTGTTAGTACAGACAAGGAGGGGATACTTAAATTGGCTAACCAGGGCCATGAGGTACACCAGGCGGAAGATCTTTTAAGAGACCCATTTGTGCTTGAATTCCTTAATATCCCGGAGCAGCATCAATACCTGGAGAGTGAACTGGAGGAGAAGCTGATCAATAATCTACAACAGCTTTTTCTTGAACTGGGTAAGGGGTTTGCTTTTATTGCCAGGCAATACCGGATGAGTATTGGGGGCAAGCATTTCCGTGTTGATTTGCTTTTTTACCACAGAATACTCAAATGCTTTGTATTGATAGACCTGAAACGTGGTGAAATAGAGCATACAGATATAGGGCAAATGAATCTTTATATCAATTATTTTAAGAAAGAAGAGGCTACTGAGGGCGACAATGAGCCAATAGGCATATTGCTGGGCGCTTATAATGACCAGGTGCTGGTAGAATATGCAACCGGAAGTATCACCAATAAAGTACTATTGGGCAAATACCAGCTTTATTTGCCCGATAAGGCACAACTGCAAAAGGCATTGAATAAATTGCTGGAAGTATAA
- a CDS encoding ligase-associated DNA damage response exonuclease: MPSIIEFTDKGLYCPAGQFYIDPWKPVDKAFITHAHSDHAKPGNKYYLCHRDTLPMLQLRLGDNHYQSIGWNESLYMNEVKVSLHPAGHIIGSSQVRVEHKGEVWVVSGDYKTENDGISGAFEPVPCNTFITESTFGLPIYHWKPQEAIYTDIRNWIHSNQLAGKTSVLIAYSLGKAQRVLKAVAEITGNIFVHGAIWNTHQVLTQAGWRLPDVIRVTPELPKEAFKGQVVIAPPSADGTPWMRRFAPYSVGVCSGWMQVRGHQRRRNADAGFALSDHADWNGLLEAVKATGAEKVFVTHGFQSVFSRYLNEQGIAAGEVKTEYGAEEEEAVTEPEKADE, from the coding sequence ATGCCATCAATTATTGAGTTCACCGATAAAGGTCTTTACTGCCCGGCAGGTCAATTTTATATCGACCCCTGGAAGCCTGTAGACAAGGCCTTTATTACCCATGCCCATAGCGACCATGCAAAGCCTGGCAATAAATATTATCTCTGCCACCGCGACACACTGCCCATGCTGCAGCTAAGATTGGGCGACAATCACTATCAAAGCATTGGCTGGAACGAATCCCTGTACATGAATGAGGTAAAAGTATCACTCCATCCTGCAGGTCACATCATCGGCTCCTCACAGGTAAGAGTGGAACACAAAGGAGAAGTATGGGTGGTGAGCGGCGACTACAAAACAGAGAACGATGGCATCAGTGGTGCTTTTGAACCCGTACCCTGCAATACTTTCATCACCGAATCAACCTTTGGTTTACCCATCTATCACTGGAAACCCCAGGAAGCCATATATACAGATATCCGCAACTGGATCCACAGCAACCAATTGGCAGGCAAAACATCCGTCTTAATTGCTTATAGCCTGGGCAAGGCCCAACGCGTACTGAAAGCAGTAGCAGAGATCACCGGCAATATTTTTGTGCATGGCGCCATCTGGAACACCCACCAGGTATTGACACAAGCTGGCTGGCGCCTGCCCGATGTAATACGCGTAACACCCGAGCTTCCCAAAGAAGCCTTCAAAGGCCAGGTGGTGATCGCCCCACCCTCAGCCGATGGCACCCCCTGGATGCGCCGTTTTGCGCCTTACAGTGTAGGCGTTTGCAGCGGCTGGATGCAGGTAAGAGGACATCAGCGCAGAAGGAATGCCGATGCCGGATTTGCCCTGAGCGATCATGCAGATTGGAATGGTCTGCTGGAAGCTGTAAAAGCTACCGGTGCAGAAAAAGTATTTGTCACCCATGGATTTCAATCCGTATTCAGTCGCTACCTCAATGAACAGGGTATTGCCGCAGGAGAGGTAAAAACAGAATATGGCGCAGAAGAGGAAGAAGCAGTAACCGAACCGGAAAAGGCAGATGAGTGA
- the guaA gene encoding glutamine-hydrolyzing GMP synthase: MTEKILILDFGSQYTQLIARAVREASVYCEIVPYHHKIEFDPSLKGIILSGSPFSVNDANAPVVDVESLHQKLPVLGVCYGAQLTAKQYGGRVANSNKREYGRALMTKEKEDILLKDVTDNSQVWMSHADSVLDLPAGFEVLATTESIPYAAFKKNGTELPLYCVQFHPEVYHSIEGKKILKNFLVNICGCKQDWTSAHFVTDTVAALKKQIGDRKVIMALSGGVDSTVAATLIHKAIGDRLYGIFVDNGVLRKNEFQQVLDTYATIGLNVKGIDAKELFYRELKGKTDPEAKRKVIGKLFIDVFQEEAKKVEGVGLLGQGTIYPDVIESVSVHGPSVTIKSHHNVGGLPDIMHLELVEPLRSLFKDEVRRVGAELGIPANLLNRHPFPGPGLAIRILGEITPDKVQLLQEADDRYIQGLKDHHLYDQVWQAGAILLPVKSVGVMGDERTYEFTVALRAVTSVDGMTADWAHLPYDFLAYISNDIINNVKGINRVVYDISSKPPATIEWE, encoded by the coding sequence ATGACGGAAAAGATTCTCATTCTCGATTTCGGCAGCCAGTATACTCAATTGATTGCCAGGGCCGTCCGCGAGGCCAGCGTTTATTGTGAAATAGTCCCCTACCACCACAAAATTGAATTTGATCCCTCCTTAAAGGGTATTATTTTGTCGGGCTCACCCTTCTCGGTCAACGATGCCAATGCCCCGGTAGTGGATGTAGAAAGCCTGCACCAGAAATTACCCGTGCTGGGTGTTTGCTATGGTGCACAGCTCACCGCCAAACAATATGGCGGCCGCGTAGCCAACAGCAACAAAAGAGAGTATGGCCGTGCCCTGATGACCAAGGAAAAAGAAGACATCTTATTGAAAGATGTAACTGATAATAGCCAGGTATGGATGAGTCATGCCGACTCCGTGCTCGACCTCCCCGCCGGCTTTGAAGTATTGGCCACCACCGAAAGCATCCCCTATGCTGCTTTCAAAAAGAATGGAACCGAACTGCCCCTGTATTGTGTACAGTTTCACCCCGAAGTATACCACTCTATCGAAGGCAAAAAGATTTTAAAGAATTTCCTCGTCAATATTTGTGGCTGCAAGCAGGATTGGACCTCTGCCCACTTTGTTACCGACACCGTAGCTGCCCTTAAAAAGCAGATTGGCGACCGTAAAGTGATCATGGCATTGAGCGGCGGTGTGGATTCCACCGTAGCAGCAACCCTTATTCACAAAGCCATCGGCGACCGCCTGTATGGCATTTTCGTAGACAATGGCGTATTGCGCAAAAATGAATTCCAGCAGGTACTCGACACCTATGCAACCATCGGCCTCAATGTAAAAGGTATTGACGCCAAAGAACTATTCTACCGAGAGCTGAAAGGCAAAACAGATCCTGAAGCCAAACGCAAGGTAATTGGCAAGCTCTTTATTGATGTTTTCCAGGAGGAAGCCAAAAAAGTGGAAGGCGTCGGTTTACTGGGTCAGGGTACCATTTACCCCGATGTGATTGAAAGCGTATCCGTTCATGGTCCTTCCGTAACCATTAAATCACACCACAACGTAGGCGGATTACCCGATATCATGCACCTGGAACTCGTAGAACCCCTCCGCTCCCTGTTTAAGGACGAGGTACGCCGCGTAGGCGCAGAGCTGGGAATCCCTGCTAATTTGTTAAATCGTCATCCTTTCCCGGGCCCTGGCTTAGCCATTCGTATCCTGGGAGAGATCACCCCCGATAAAGTACAATTGCTCCAGGAAGCCGATGACCGTTATATTCAAGGCTTAAAAGACCACCACCTGTACGACCAGGTATGGCAGGCCGGCGCCATCCTCCTGCCGGTGAAAAGCGTAGGCGTAATGGGCGATGAGCGTACCTATGAGTTCACCGTAGCCCTGAGGGCCGTTACCTCCGTGGATGGCATGACAGCCGACTGGGCACACCTTCCCTACGATTTTCTGGCATATATTTCGAATGATATCATTAATAATGTGAAAGGGATCAACCGGGTGGTATACGATATCAGCAGCAAGCCCCCTGCAACGATTGAGTGGGAGTAA
- a CDS encoding ABC transporter substrate-binding protein — MKKNRQLILLTICALLQWTISFSQTDSLTTHADSLPRRHHIALFAPLYLDSAFDATGQYRYAKSFPKFINPGLEFWEGAQLAIDSMKKEGLQLEVHVYDTRAANKPLMSLLQSEEIKQMDLLIGHVNVNEANLLTQIAASHTIPFINVNLPNEAGATNNPYYVILNSTLKTQCAGIYKFLQKNFSVSTIVVFRKKGATEDILKNYFTEAEKSTLGLPLKMKYVTLENNFTQEDITDYLDSNKTNVCLVTSLDAFFGQQVCQHLAAVSSSYTTTVIGMPTWDQFDFEKPIFKGIEVYYSTPFYVNPADKLATELHDYFRINFYSRPSDMVFRGYETVYHFGHLLSSLGKNLSTGLGDKKFKLFTEFDIQPVIDKQTMTLDYFENKKLYFIKKVDGLVKAVY, encoded by the coding sequence ATGAAAAAGAATAGACAGTTAATCTTACTCACCATCTGCGCCCTGCTGCAATGGACTATTTCTTTTTCCCAGACTGATTCACTGACCACTCACGCCGACTCCCTTCCCAGGCGTCACCATATTGCCCTGTTTGCCCCCCTGTACCTGGATTCCGCTTTTGATGCTACCGGCCAATACCGGTATGCCAAAAGCTTCCCCAAGTTCATCAACCCCGGGCTTGAATTCTGGGAGGGCGCTCAGCTGGCCATCGATTCCATGAAAAAAGAAGGACTTCAACTGGAAGTCCACGTATATGATACCCGTGCCGCCAACAAACCATTGATGTCCCTCCTGCAAAGTGAGGAGATAAAGCAAATGGACCTGCTGATAGGCCATGTGAATGTAAATGAGGCCAACCTGCTCACACAAATAGCCGCCTCCCATACCATTCCCTTTATCAATGTGAACCTCCCCAATGAAGCAGGCGCTACCAATAACCCTTATTATGTGATCCTCAACTCCACACTGAAGACCCAGTGTGCGGGTATTTATAAATTCCTGCAAAAGAATTTTTCCGTATCCACTATTGTGGTTTTCCGTAAGAAAGGCGCAACAGAAGATATCCTGAAAAACTATTTCACCGAAGCAGAGAAATCCACCCTTGGCCTGCCCTTGAAAATGAAATACGTAACCCTGGAGAACAATTTCACCCAGGAAGACATCACCGACTACCTCGACAGCAACAAAACCAATGTATGCCTCGTCACCAGTCTGGATGCTTTTTTTGGCCAGCAAGTTTGCCAGCACCTGGCAGCAGTTAGCAGCAGTTACACTACTACCGTTATTGGAATGCCTACCTGGGACCAGTTTGATTTTGAAAAACCCATCTTCAAAGGCATAGAAGTATACTACAGTACCCCATTTTACGTGAATCCTGCCGATAAACTAGCTACAGAATTGCATGATTACTTCAGAATAAATTTCTACTCACGCCCCTCTGATATGGTTTTCCGCGGTTATGAAACCGTATATCACTTTGGTCACCTCCTCTCCTCCCTTGGTAAGAACCTCAGTACAGGATTGGGCGATAAGAAATTCAAACTCTTTACAGAGTTCGATATCCAGCCCGTCATTGATAAACAAACCATGACGCTCGATTACTTCGAAAACAAGAAGCTCTACTTCATCAAGAAAGTAGACGGCCTCGTAAAAGCCGTTTATTAA
- a CDS encoding ATP-dependent DNA ligase, translating to MSEQQNHTTTLPTLGGMQLFAQLVQQLGMSTKTNDKLEALVNYFTHADPKDRVWVIALFSGRRPRRTVNSTQLQTWCAELIHLPVWLLEECYHTVGDLSETIALLIPEQTALATTAGKPLYFYVEQFLQLEKADEAAKKEFILQSWQELTSKERFVFNKLLSSTFRVGVSQNMMVNALAKTVQLESSVIAHRISGNWDPATTGFEDLLTEQDISYDYSKPYPFYLAYAIEEEVSNLGAPGEWQAEWKWDGIRGQIIKRNNQLFVWSRGEDLITDKFPELAALLAKLPDGVVIDGEILPYKDGQVLNFNVLQTRIGRKNITKKNLQEAPAGLFAYDLLELNGQDIRHLSLTERRAALESLISEVQLPFIQLSPVVDFNNWEQLTTLREQSRNINSEGLMLKRKSSAYLVGRKRGDWWKWKIDPLTIDAVMVYAQKGTGRRSNLYTDYTFAVKDGDKLVTFTKAYSGLTDKEFAQVDAFVKKNSIEKFGPVRTVKPELVFEIAFEGIASSNRHKSGVALRFPRISRWRTDKKADEINTIEDLQKMLALYGK from the coding sequence ATGAGTGAACAGCAAAACCATACTACCACTCTCCCCACTTTAGGCGGCATGCAATTGTTTGCACAACTGGTACAGCAATTAGGCATGAGCACCAAGACCAACGACAAACTGGAAGCCCTGGTCAATTATTTTACCCACGCCGATCCCAAAGACAGGGTGTGGGTGATTGCCCTGTTCAGCGGCCGAAGACCCAGAAGAACCGTCAACTCCACCCAACTACAAACATGGTGTGCCGAACTCATCCATCTTCCTGTATGGTTATTGGAAGAATGCTATCATACTGTAGGCGACCTATCGGAAACCATTGCCCTGCTGATTCCTGAGCAAACAGCCCTGGCCACTACAGCTGGCAAGCCATTATACTTCTATGTAGAGCAGTTCCTGCAACTGGAGAAAGCAGACGAAGCCGCTAAAAAAGAATTCATTCTCCAATCCTGGCAGGAACTTACCAGCAAGGAAAGATTTGTATTCAATAAATTATTGTCCAGCACATTTCGGGTAGGTGTATCCCAAAATATGATGGTCAATGCACTTGCCAAGACAGTGCAACTGGAATCCAGCGTCATTGCGCACCGCATCAGCGGCAATTGGGATCCAGCTACTACCGGCTTTGAAGACCTGTTGACAGAACAGGATATATCATACGACTATTCAAAGCCTTACCCTTTTTACCTGGCCTATGCCATAGAAGAAGAAGTTTCCAACTTAGGCGCACCCGGTGAATGGCAGGCAGAATGGAAATGGGATGGCATCCGTGGACAGATCATCAAACGCAATAACCAGTTGTTTGTATGGAGCCGGGGCGAAGACCTGATCACCGATAAATTTCCCGAGTTGGCCGCCTTGCTGGCCAAACTACCCGATGGAGTGGTCATCGATGGCGAGATACTCCCTTACAAAGATGGGCAGGTACTCAATTTTAATGTATTGCAGACGCGCATCGGGCGAAAGAATATCACCAAAAAGAATTTGCAGGAAGCACCAGCCGGATTGTTTGCCTACGACCTGCTGGAATTAAATGGCCAGGATATCCGCCATTTATCCCTCACCGAACGAAGGGCTGCTTTGGAGTCTCTGATCAGTGAAGTGCAACTACCCTTTATACAACTCTCCCCGGTCGTTGATTTTAATAACTGGGAACAACTGACCACCCTGCGTGAACAGTCACGCAACATCAACAGTGAAGGATTGATGCTAAAGAGGAAATCCTCCGCCTACCTGGTGGGGCGCAAAAGAGGTGATTGGTGGAAATGGAAGATCGACCCACTCACTATCGATGCAGTAATGGTTTACGCACAGAAAGGCACTGGCAGAAGAAGTAACCTCTACACCGATTATACCTTTGCAGTGAAAGATGGCGATAAGCTGGTCACTTTTACCAAGGCTTATTCCGGCCTCACAGATAAGGAATTTGCCCAGGTAGATGCTTTCGTAAAAAAGAATTCGATAGAAAAGTTTGGCCCCGTACGTACCGTAAAACCAGAACTGGTATTTGAGATAGCATTTGAGGGTATTGCGTCCAGCAACCGGCACAAGTCCGGTGTAGCCCTCCGTTTTCCCCGCATCAGCCGCTGGCGTACCGACAAAAAAGCCGATGAGATCAATACCATTGAAGACCTCCAAAAAATGCTGGCGCTATATGGGAAATGA
- a CDS encoding c-type cytochrome has product MRKYSILLLLLASGFAFTTWIQEYNEYDPVPIPPSTQRLGGDVNKGLEYLITGDYVKGGIPYSAFVMGMGKDKRNFLQREGKNEKLPYAYTAITASNGEILVAPNCLQCHAQEFEDQLYIGMGNTTIDFTQNDKMNLKNLKALESFLKLTAPKKYHASKSFIEVAKAIGNNLQTDVQGVNAADRLAALLAAHRDPVTFTWHDSALLQIPAEVIPTDVPAWWLLKKKNAMFYNGFGRGDFGKFLGASNLLTVTDTSESNEVDTHMPDLLAYIYSLKPPKYPGTIDSNLAAAGEKVFINSCSKCHGTYGAAETYPNLLIPEAVIQTDSLLFKSNYSNPQFVEWFNKSWFTRGDHPARLEPFNGYIAPPLDGIWVTAPYLHNGSVPTLEALLNSDLRPTYWSRDFDKLVYDYEKLGWVYKKQEQPGKNTYNTTKPGYANYGHTFGDKLTDADRKAVLEYMKRL; this is encoded by the coding sequence ATGCGCAAATATTCCATTTTATTATTATTACTCGCAAGTGGCTTTGCATTTACCACCTGGATACAGGAGTACAATGAATATGATCCGGTGCCCATTCCGCCCAGTACACAACGCCTGGGAGGAGATGTGAACAAAGGGCTGGAATACCTGATCACCGGCGATTATGTAAAAGGCGGCATACCCTACAGCGCCTTTGTAATGGGAATGGGTAAGGACAAGCGCAACTTCTTACAGCGTGAAGGAAAGAATGAAAAGCTCCCTTATGCCTATACAGCCATCACCGCTTCCAACGGAGAGATACTCGTAGCCCCCAATTGCCTGCAATGCCACGCCCAGGAATTTGAGGACCAGTTATACATAGGAATGGGTAATACCACCATCGACTTTACCCAGAACGACAAAATGAACCTCAAGAACCTGAAGGCGCTGGAATCCTTTCTCAAACTCACTGCTCCTAAAAAATACCATGCGTCCAAATCATTTATAGAAGTGGCCAAAGCTATTGGCAACAACCTGCAAACAGACGTGCAGGGCGTTAACGCCGCCGATCGCTTAGCCGCACTCCTGGCCGCCCATCGTGATCCCGTCACTTTCACCTGGCATGATTCCGCCTTACTACAAATACCCGCGGAGGTAATTCCTACCGATGTGCCAGCCTGGTGGCTACTGAAAAAGAAAAATGCCATGTTCTACAATGGCTTTGGCAGAGGCGATTTTGGTAAGTTTCTCGGAGCTTCCAACCTGCTTACTGTCACCGATACCAGCGAATCCAATGAAGTAGATACCCATATGCCCGATCTGCTGGCCTATATCTATTCACTAAAGCCGCCCAAATATCCGGGCACGATCGACAGTAATCTGGCCGCGGCAGGAGAAAAGGTCTTCATCAATAGTTGCTCCAAATGCCATGGCACTTATGGCGCTGCCGAAACCTATCCCAACCTTTTGATACCTGAAGCAGTAATACAAACCGATTCCCTGTTGTTCAAAAGCAACTATTCCAATCCCCAGTTCGTGGAATGGTTCAATAAAAGCTGGTTTACCCGCGGCGACCATCCCGCCCGGCTGGAACCATTTAACGGCTACATAGCGCCGCCCCTGGATGGCATCTGGGTGACAGCCCCTTACCTCCACAATGGATCGGTGCCTACACTCGAAGCCTTGCTCAACAGCGATCTGCGGCCTACCTATTGGTCCAGGGATTTCGACAAGCTTGTATATGATTATGAAAAACTAGGTTGGGTATACAAGAAACAGGAACAACCGGGCAAAAACACGTACAACACTACTAAACCCGGCTATGCCAACTATGGCCATACCTTTGGCGACAAATTAACCGATGCAGACAGAAAAGCAGTGTTGGAGTACATGAAGAGATTATAA